In Penaeus vannamei isolate JL-2024 chromosome 4, ASM4276789v1, whole genome shotgun sequence, a single window of DNA contains:
- the LOC138861463 gene encoding proline-rich protein 2-like — translation MCPAIDWAGIRTDRRRGRQASSAKGPGWDEAATILKMSPMPVAPDPRPKGPKARRPEGPKARRPKGPKARRPKGPKAQRPEGPKAQRPKGPKARRPKGPKAQRPEGPKARRPKGPKAQRPKGPKAQRPKGPKAQRPKGPKAQRPEGPKAQRPEGPKARRPEGPKAQRPTGPKAKLKGPKAEAKEGPKAKAKAQRPKGPKAQLRRARVPGGPKAQAQKA, via the exons ATGTGTCCTGCGATCGACTGGGCGGGAATTCGGACGGATCGCCGACGAGGCCGCCAAGCCTCGAGCGCCAAAGGACCCGGATGGGATGAAGCGGCGACGATCCTGAAGATGAGCCCGATGCCAGTTGCG CCGGACCCGAGGCCCAAAGGCCCAAAGGCCCGAAGGCCCGAAGGCCCAAAGGCCCGAAGGCCCAAAGGCCCAAAGGCCCGAAGGCCCAAAGGCCCGAAGGCCCAAAGGCCCGAAGGCCCGAAGGCCCAAAGGCCCAAAGGCCCAAAGGCCCGAAGGCCCAAAGGCCCAAAGGCCCAAAGGCCCGAAGGCCCAAAGGCCCGAAGGCCCAAAGGCCCGAAGGCCCAAAGGCCCAAAGGCCCAAAGGCCCAAAGGCCCAAAGGCCCGAAGGCCCAAAGGCCCAAAGGCCCGAAGGCCCAAAGGCCCGAAGGCCCAAAGGCCCAAAGGCCCGAAGGCCCAAAGGCCCGAAGGCCCGAAGGCCCAAAGGCGCAAAGGCCCACAGGGCCGAAGGCCAAACTAAAAGGCCCGAAGGCCGAGGCCAAGGAAGGCCCGAAGGCCAAGGCAAAGGCTCAAAGGCCCAAAGGCCCAAAGGCCCAACTTAGGCGGGCCCGGGTTCCAGGCGGGCCAAAGGCCCAGGCCCAGAAGGCCTAA
- the LOC138861464 gene encoding uncharacterized protein, which translates to MDCLNLTERPPDACEPPAQEDQEKVEITRLFWRRRWAFGPSAGPSAFLGLVLPWVSLGPSGLRAFGAWAFRGLLGPLRPSGLGPWAFGPLGLWAFGPSGLWAFGLSGQISGLWALGPSGLWASFWALGPSPGPSGLWAWAGPSGLTGLRAFGPLGLGPSGLSLPASARLRTFGPRLGPLAAWLGPSASRLRAFGPSGLRAFGPLGLQQAFRAFWASAWPSEPWAFGWAWPSGLRAFDLPALWAFGPLGLWAFGPLGLWAFGPSGLWAFGPLGLWAFGPSGLRAFGPSGLRAFGPSGLWAFGPLGLRAFGPSGLWAFGPLGLWAFGPSGLRAFGPSGLRAFGPLGLRAFRPSGLRAFVLALFGLRPALGPSAWPLGLRAFGPLACLWAFGPSGLWAFGPSGL; encoded by the coding sequence TTGTTTTGGCGGCGCCGCTGGGCCTTCGGGCCTTCGGCGGGCCCTTCGGCCTTTCTGGGCCTGGTTCTGCCTTGGGTCTCTTTGGGGCCTTCGGGCCTTCGGGCCTTTGGAGCTTGGGCCTTTCGGGGCCTTCTCGGGCCTTTGAGGCCTTCGGGCCTTGGGCCTTGGGCCTTCGGGCCTTTGGGCCTTTGGGCCTTTGGGCCTTCTGGCCTTTGGGCCTTTGGGCTTTCGGGCCAAATTTCGGGCCTTTGGGCTCTCGGGCCTTCGGGCCTTTGGGCCAGCTTCTGGGCCCTTGGGCCTTCGCCTGGGCCTTCAGGCCTTTGGGCCTGGGCTGGGCCTTCGGGCCTTACGGGCCTTCGGGCCTTCGGGCCTTTGGGCCTTGGGCCTTCGGGCCTCAGCCTGCCTGCCTCGGCTCGCCTTCGGACCTTCGGGCCTCGCCTTGGGCCTTTGGCCGCCTGGCTCGGGCCTTCGGCTTCTCGCCTTCGGGCCTTTGGGCCTTCGGGCCTTCGGGCCTTTGGGCCTTTGGGCCTTCAGCAGGCCTTCAGAGCCTTTTGGGCCTCGGCCTGGCCTTCGGAGCCTTGGGCCTTTGGCTGGGCCTGGCCTTCGGGCCTTCGGGCCTTTGACCTACCCGCGCTTTGGGCCTTCGGGCCTTTGGGCCTTTGGGCCTTCGGGCCTTTGGGCCTTTGGGCCTTCGGGCCTTCGGGCCTTTGGGCCTTCGGGCCTTTGGGCCTTTGGGCCTTCGGGCCTTCGGGCCTTCGGGCCTTTGGGCCTTCGGGCCTTCGGGCCTTTGGGCCTTCGGGCCTTTGGGCCTTTGGGCCTTTGGGCCTTCGGGCCTTTGGGCCTTCGGGCCTTTGGGCCTTCGGGCCTTTGGGCCTTTGGGCCTTCGGGCCTTCGGGCCTTCGGGCCTTTGGGCCTTCGGGCCTTCGGGCCTTTGGGCCTTTGGGCCTTCGGGCCTTCAGGCCTTCGGGCCTTCGGGCCTTCGTTTTGGCCTTGTTTGGCCTTCGGCCTGCCCTTGGGCCTTCGGCCTGGCCTTTGGGCCTTCGGGCCTTTGGGCCTTTGGCCTGCCTTTGGGCCTTTGGGCCTTCGGGCCTTTGGGCCTTTGGGCCTTCGGGCCTTTAG